One Mycolicibacterium fortuitum subsp. fortuitum genomic window carries:
- a CDS encoding TetR family transcriptional regulator, with amino-acid sequence MASPGETTKRRGRRQGDPVSRDAVLAAAKQRFAAEGYEKTTLRAVASDAHVDASMVLYLFGSKADLFRESLRLILDPDVLVAALDGPAESIGERMVRVYLKMWESPDTAPSMRVMLQSATSNSDAHDAFRSFMQEYVLAAVSGVLGGGEQARLRAMLAASSLVGTAMLRYVMAVPPLATLDGEDVVRLLAPTVTRYLTADADELGLPDL; translated from the coding sequence ATGGCTTCACCAGGGGAAACGACGAAGCGGCGCGGCCGTCGCCAAGGTGACCCGGTGTCGCGCGACGCGGTGCTGGCAGCGGCCAAACAGCGGTTCGCCGCCGAAGGGTACGAGAAGACGACGCTGCGGGCCGTCGCCTCGGACGCGCACGTCGACGCCTCGATGGTGCTCTACCTGTTCGGGTCGAAGGCCGACCTGTTCCGGGAGTCGCTGCGGCTGATCCTCGACCCCGACGTGTTGGTCGCCGCGCTGGACGGGCCGGCCGAGTCCATCGGTGAACGCATGGTGCGCGTCTATCTGAAGATGTGGGAATCTCCCGACACTGCGCCCAGCATGCGGGTGATGCTGCAGTCCGCCACCTCGAATTCCGATGCGCACGACGCGTTCCGGTCGTTCATGCAGGAGTACGTACTCGCCGCGGTCTCAGGCGTGCTCGGTGGTGGCGAGCAGGCCCGGCTGCGGGCCATGCTCGCCGCGTCAAGCCTGGTCGGTACCGCGATGCTGCGCTACGTGATGGCGGTGCCGCCGTTGGCGACGCTCGACGGTGAAGACGTGGTTCGGCTGCTCGCGCCGACCGTGACCCGCTACCTCACCGCCGATGCGGACGAGTTGGGGTTGCCGGATCTCTAG
- a CDS encoding DUF2510 domain-containing protein → MEGRIIDIPRPGPPSWLTNPWNPQQIRYFDGRQWTNHTAQPVSSTPFPTPPVSADGYPFGEPTLFLRPIRSGFGSDVRCSITNRQGQPLALIQPLGEFPFGAAAVCKLEFEVVRPNGIQLLRFTRSTGRTSFARHCLQVHDPAGNELGCLRQTNSYWQYFRTPWMSVDLECEDQAMGTSKIRTHIPPFTALELDVPINDAGGAEVARVRSQPNQSRLTRALTKATFDYRLDCACPTSPPMSGLILAVTFAHFLYDNLSSVAPLSRWSR, encoded by the coding sequence ATGGAGGGCCGAATTATCGACATTCCTCGACCCGGGCCGCCCAGCTGGCTCACCAATCCCTGGAATCCCCAACAGATTCGGTATTTCGACGGTCGACAATGGACCAACCACACGGCCCAGCCGGTGTCCTCGACGCCGTTCCCTACCCCGCCGGTGTCGGCAGACGGGTACCCGTTCGGGGAACCCACCCTGTTCCTGCGACCGATCCGCAGCGGTTTCGGCTCCGATGTCCGTTGTTCGATAACCAACCGGCAAGGACAACCACTGGCGCTGATCCAACCGCTGGGAGAATTCCCGTTCGGGGCTGCGGCAGTGTGCAAGCTCGAGTTCGAGGTGGTTCGGCCCAACGGAATCCAGCTATTGCGGTTCACTCGATCTACCGGCCGCACCTCGTTTGCCCGTCACTGCCTGCAGGTTCACGACCCGGCGGGCAACGAACTCGGATGCCTCCGCCAGACGAACTCGTACTGGCAGTACTTTCGAACTCCCTGGATGTCCGTCGACCTGGAGTGTGAGGATCAAGCGATGGGTACCAGCAAAATACGGACCCATATTCCCCCGTTCACCGCGTTGGAACTCGACGTCCCGATCAACGACGCCGGCGGTGCCGAGGTTGCACGAGTACGCAGTCAACCCAACCAATCGAGGCTTACGCGCGCGCTCACGAAGGCGACCTTCGACTACCGACTCGATTGCGCATGCCCCACTTCCCCGCCGATGTCCGGCCTGATCCTGGCCGTCACGTTCGCGCACTTCCTGTACGACAACCTCAGCTCGGTAGCCCCGCTGTCACGCTGGTCCCGATGA
- a CDS encoding membrane protein has product MLSTQASTPHHAAPVHEPPAALRAAGIVVALTAAIAIVAIAFALPASRSKPHDVPVGVAGPQAATSQIAERLEQQAPGAFSVTYYPGENALREAILHRNVYGGIAFGPQGPTLLTATGGSPAVAQLLTQIGNGVAAHSGMPLHTEDLAPPTTQDPRGTGLAASALPITLAGILPAAALVLALRREVWTRLTAAIAFSALAGITVAALLRYVFGSIDSNLWGVAAGLTLGIAAAGLLMLGLGSLFGKVGLAVGAALALLLGNPLSGLTAAPEMLPAGWGQLGQLLPQGATATLLRSTAYFNGAGADTAIIVLSCWVIVGLALVIMAALRRPARTAPKMQLRGTR; this is encoded by the coding sequence ATGCTCTCGACCCAGGCCTCTACGCCCCATCACGCCGCACCGGTACACGAACCGCCCGCCGCGCTGCGAGCAGCCGGCATCGTCGTCGCGCTGACCGCCGCGATCGCGATCGTGGCGATCGCTTTCGCGCTTCCCGCATCACGCTCCAAACCCCACGACGTACCGGTCGGCGTCGCGGGACCCCAGGCCGCCACGAGCCAGATCGCCGAGCGGCTCGAGCAGCAGGCCCCCGGTGCCTTCTCGGTCACCTATTACCCCGGCGAGAACGCCCTACGTGAGGCGATTCTTCATCGGAATGTCTACGGCGGCATCGCCTTCGGGCCGCAGGGCCCCACCCTGCTGACCGCCACCGGCGGTAGCCCCGCCGTTGCACAGCTGCTCACCCAGATCGGCAACGGCGTCGCAGCACACTCCGGCATGCCCTTGCATACGGAGGACCTGGCCCCGCCCACCACGCAGGATCCCCGCGGCACCGGCCTGGCCGCGTCGGCCCTGCCGATCACCTTGGCCGGCATCCTGCCCGCGGCAGCGCTGGTGCTGGCGTTGCGGCGCGAAGTGTGGACCCGTCTGACCGCCGCCATCGCGTTCTCGGCACTCGCGGGTATCACGGTGGCGGCTCTGCTCCGGTACGTGTTCGGCTCGATCGACTCGAATCTGTGGGGAGTCGCCGCAGGCCTGACGCTGGGCATCGCCGCCGCCGGCTTGCTCATGCTCGGCCTCGGGTCGCTGTTCGGCAAGGTCGGCCTGGCCGTCGGCGCGGCGCTGGCCCTGCTCCTGGGTAATCCGCTGTCCGGGCTGACGGCCGCACCGGAGATGCTGCCGGCCGGCTGGGGTCAGCTCGGCCAGCTGCTGCCCCAAGGAGCCACTGCCACCCTGCTGCGGTCCACGGCCTACTTCAACGGAGCCGGAGCCGACACCGCGATCATCGTGCTCAGTTGCTGGGTTATCGTCGGCCTGGCGCTGGTGATCATGGCGGCATTGCGGCGGCCGGCGCGCACCGCGCCTAAGATGCAGCTGCGTGGGACTCGATGA